The Desmonostoc muscorum LEGE 12446 genome includes a region encoding these proteins:
- a CDS encoding GNAT family N-acetyltransferase: protein MTITEDNFRVRPMTKDDLKIALSWAASEGWNPGIDDVDNFYIADPGGFLIGELNGQAISCISVVRYSHKFNFIGIYIVKPEERKKGFGLKTWLEALKLISNQPAALDAVLQQVNNYQKFGFKPAHSHLRYQGIITGKILPDVRDLKTIDFEQLCRYDERYFPSYRPHFLSTWINQPHGQGYAIINDGDLVGYGVIRKATDGFKIAPLFAENQNIAEKLFLALVTYAEGSPIYVDVPNINKAAILLFEKYQMNSIFECVRMYTEEPTNIDWHNIFGVTTLELG, encoded by the coding sequence ATGACTATCACAGAAGACAATTTTCGAGTTCGTCCCATGACCAAAGATGATCTAAAAATTGCCTTAAGCTGGGCAGCTTCAGAGGGGTGGAATCCTGGTATTGATGATGTTGATAATTTTTATATTGCCGATCCTGGCGGTTTTTTAATTGGAGAATTAAACGGTCAAGCTATTAGTTGTATTTCTGTAGTGCGATATAGTCATAAATTTAATTTTATTGGGATTTATATTGTTAAACCCGAAGAACGGAAAAAGGGATTTGGTTTAAAAACATGGCTTGAAGCATTGAAGTTAATTTCTAATCAACCTGCTGCTTTAGATGCTGTCTTACAACAAGTTAATAATTATCAAAAATTTGGTTTTAAACCTGCTCATTCTCATCTCCGTTATCAAGGGATAATTACCGGAAAAATCTTGCCAGATGTGAGGGATTTAAAAACTATTGATTTTGAGCAACTTTGTCGTTATGATGAGCGATATTTTCCTAGTTATCGTCCTCATTTTCTTTCGACATGGATTAATCAACCTCATGGGCAAGGTTACGCTATCATCAACGATGGTGATTTGGTAGGTTATGGAGTGATTAGAAAAGCTACGGATGGCTTTAAAATTGCCCCTCTATTTGCGGAAAATCAAAACATAGCAGAAAAATTATTTTTAGCCCTAGTGACTTATGCAGAAGGAAGTCCTATTTATGTAGATGTTCCTAATATTAATAAAGCCGCTATTCTTTTATTTGAAAAATATCAAATGAATTCTATATTTGAATGTGTACGAATGTACACAGAAGAGCCAACCAATATTGATTGGCACAATATTTTTGGTGTTACTACTTTGGAACTAGGTTAA
- a CDS encoding DUF928 domain-containing protein — protein MMKHRFWASYLLAALAFIPLEPPSMTQVLATESIYQLAQARATYTQYMQLGYSETKRRNYRKALGYFQQAQRLRPGDKYATAAIRNVTGYIQRGRNRIAFVPGKPGRVRSAGTRGSCFETGQSLIPLTPTDKEAQLTTAEHPTFYFYIPQTSTKVEALEFVLQDDESIDPLYKETFKPVGQNGIVSVTVPADKASLQIGKEYNWTFLMICDLRNRDKASYTVGKIVRSRDENLSLQLKQPNTDLERAVLFATAGFWEDSLRTLANLRAQRPNDPEVQKYWEDLLNSVDIKEVVNKPLLPCCTAQR, from the coding sequence ATGATGAAACATAGATTTTGGGCAAGTTATCTGCTTGCGGCTTTAGCATTTATACCCCTAGAACCTCCAAGTATGACTCAGGTTTTAGCAACAGAGTCAATTTACCAACTGGCACAAGCCAGAGCTACTTATACCCAATATATGCAACTTGGTTATAGTGAAACCAAACGAAGAAATTATCGAAAAGCTTTAGGATATTTTCAGCAAGCACAACGCCTACGTCCTGGAGATAAGTATGCTACTGCTGCAATTAGAAATGTTACAGGTTATATTCAACGTGGCAGAAATCGTATTGCCTTTGTCCCTGGTAAACCTGGTAGAGTCAGGTCAGCAGGAACACGGGGAAGTTGCTTTGAAACTGGACAATCTCTGATTCCTTTGACACCCACAGATAAAGAAGCTCAACTAACCACAGCAGAACATCCTACATTCTATTTCTACATTCCTCAAACTTCTACAAAAGTAGAAGCACTAGAATTTGTTTTGCAGGATGATGAGAGCATTGACCCATTGTATAAAGAAACTTTCAAACCTGTTGGACAGAATGGTATTGTTAGCGTAACTGTACCTGCTGATAAAGCATCTCTACAAATCGGTAAAGAATATAATTGGACTTTTTTAATGATTTGCGATCTTCGCAACCGAGATAAAGCTTCATATACAGTAGGTAAAATAGTGCGATCGCGAGATGAAAATCTATCCCTTCAACTCAAACAACCAAACACAGACTTGGAACGTGCAGTTTTGTTTGCCACAGCTGGATTTTGGGAAGACTCTCTCAGAACTTTAGCTAATTTACGCGCCCAGCGTCCTAACGATCCCGAAGTCCAGAAATATTGGGAAGATTTGTTAAATTCTGTAGACATTAAAGAAGTTGTAAACAAACCTCTATTGCCCTGTTGTACTGCCCAGAGATAA